A window from Zingiber officinale cultivar Zhangliang chromosome 7A, Zo_v1.1, whole genome shotgun sequence encodes these proteins:
- the LOC122001494 gene encoding magnesium transporter MRS2-3-like isoform X1, which yields MRKAPRSSPAAGEPDPATFGGARVLSTSARKKGAGPRTWLVVDAAGEARVVEAGKHAIMRRTGLPGRDLRILDPQLAYPSTLLGRESAVVVNLEHIKAIVTATEVLLLNYSDPDVAPFVHELQRRLADRHHGRDQDGGNGCSADLANMYSMERPNSRNGNQHQVPNDPKFPGDLPSNQDAEKKTKGEMVLSPGQRHLPFEFVALEACLEAACSSLENESSKLEKEAHPALDKLTSKISSLNLEHVRQIKSRLVAISGRVQKVRDELEHLLDDDEDMAEMYLTEKMMRQDASDGSSHSSLYGHGNGIDDDRACAEILSEDNDIETSRQGYSKNISRHYRVPEAIAINRDNQATRTYSTRSSSKHLDVQELEMLLEAYFIQIDSTLNNLSTLREYVDDTEDYINIMLDDKQNQLLQIGVVLTTATLIVSVFVAIVGVFGMNIQVSLFDEKKSGTTEFLWTIGGGTIGSVLLYVISIAWCKRRRLLE from the exons ATGAGGAAAGCCCCGCGGTCGTCGCCTGCGGCCGGCGAACCGGATCCCGCAACCTTCGGCGGAGCTCGAGTCCTATCTACGTCGGCGAGGAAGAAGGGGGCGGGGCCGCGGACGTGGCTGGTCGTCGATGCGGCGGGGGAGGCGCGGGTGGTGGAGGCCGGGAAGCACGCCATTATGCGACGGACGGGGCTTCCGGGGCGCGATCTTCGCATCCTCGACCCGCAACTCGCGTACCCCTCCACCTTGCTGGGCCGCGAGAGCGCCGTCGTAGTCAACCTCGAGCACATCAAGGCTATCGTCACCGCCACCGAGGTGCTCCTCCTCAACTACAGTGACCCCGACGTGGCGCCCTTCGTCCACGAGCTCCAACGGCGACTCGCCGATCGCCATCACGGGCGCGACCAG GATGGTGGAAACGGATGCAGTGCGGATTTAGCTAATATGTACAGTATGGAGAGGCCAAACTCGAGGAACGGAAACCAGCATCAAGTTCCTAATGATCCCAAATTTCCTGGAGATCTCCCTTCTAATCAAGATGCTGAGAAGAAGACAAAGGGAGAGATGGTTTTGAGTCCTGGTCAAAGGCATCTCccctttgagtttgttgcacTAGAAGCATGTTTAGAGGCAGCTTGCAGCAGCCTTGAGAATGAG TCATCAAAATTGGAGAAAGAAGCGCATCCAGCCTTGGATAAGCTGACATCAAAGATTAGTTCACTTAATTTGGAACATGTTCGTCAAATCAAAAGCCGATTGGTTGCCATAAGTGGACGTGTTCAGAAG GTAAGAGATGAACTAGAACACCTACTGGATGATGACGAAGATATGGCCGAGATGTATTTGACAGAAAAGATGATGCGGCAAGATGCCTCTGATGGatcttctcattcttctttataCGGCCACGGCAATGGCATAGATGATGACAG AGCATGTGCTGAAATTTTATCCGAGGACAATGATATTGAAACCAGTCGTCAAGGCTACTCTAAGAACATTAGTCGTCATTATCGCGTGCCCGAAGCCATAGCTATCAACCGCGATAACCAAGCAACTCGTACATACAGTACGAGAAGCAGCAGCAAACATCTCGATGTGCAAGAACTTGAAATGCTGTTAGAAGCATACTTTATTCAGATTGATAGCACACTGAACAACTTATCCACG TTGCGGGAATACGTCGATGACACAGAGGATTACATCAACATAATGTTAGACGACAAACAGAACCAGCTCTTACAAATAGGCGTGGTGCTGACCACCGCAACCTTGATTGTGAGTGTATTTGTGGCTATTGTCGGTGTGTTTGGCATGAACATTCAGGTCAGTCTGTTCGACGAGAAGAAGTCTGGCACGACTGAGTTTTTGTGGACCATTGGAGGCGGAACCATTGGTAGTGTCTTGCTCTATGTGATCTCCATTGCTTGGTGCAAACGCAGACGATTGCTGGAGTAG
- the LOC122001494 gene encoding magnesium transporter MRS2-3-like isoform X2 encodes MRKAPRSSPAAGEPDPATFGGARVLSTSARKKGAGPRTWLVVDAAGEARVVEAGKHAIMRRTGLPGRDLRILDPQLAYPSTLLGRESAVVVNLEHIKAIVTATEVLLLNYSDPDVAPFVHELQRRLADRHHGRDQSSKLEKEAHPALDKLTSKISSLNLEHVRQIKSRLVAISGRVQKVRDELEHLLDDDEDMAEMYLTEKMMRQDASDGSSHSSLYGHGNGIDDDRACAEILSEDNDIETSRQGYSKNISRHYRVPEAIAINRDNQATRTYSTRSSSKHLDVQELEMLLEAYFIQIDSTLNNLSTLREYVDDTEDYINIMLDDKQNQLLQIGVVLTTATLIVSVFVAIVGVFGMNIQVSLFDEKKSGTTEFLWTIGGGTIGSVLLYVISIAWCKRRRLLE; translated from the exons ATGAGGAAAGCCCCGCGGTCGTCGCCTGCGGCCGGCGAACCGGATCCCGCAACCTTCGGCGGAGCTCGAGTCCTATCTACGTCGGCGAGGAAGAAGGGGGCGGGGCCGCGGACGTGGCTGGTCGTCGATGCGGCGGGGGAGGCGCGGGTGGTGGAGGCCGGGAAGCACGCCATTATGCGACGGACGGGGCTTCCGGGGCGCGATCTTCGCATCCTCGACCCGCAACTCGCGTACCCCTCCACCTTGCTGGGCCGCGAGAGCGCCGTCGTAGTCAACCTCGAGCACATCAAGGCTATCGTCACCGCCACCGAGGTGCTCCTCCTCAACTACAGTGACCCCGACGTGGCGCCCTTCGTCCACGAGCTCCAACGGCGACTCGCCGATCGCCATCACGGGCGCGACCAG TCATCAAAATTGGAGAAAGAAGCGCATCCAGCCTTGGATAAGCTGACATCAAAGATTAGTTCACTTAATTTGGAACATGTTCGTCAAATCAAAAGCCGATTGGTTGCCATAAGTGGACGTGTTCAGAAG GTAAGAGATGAACTAGAACACCTACTGGATGATGACGAAGATATGGCCGAGATGTATTTGACAGAAAAGATGATGCGGCAAGATGCCTCTGATGGatcttctcattcttctttataCGGCCACGGCAATGGCATAGATGATGACAG AGCATGTGCTGAAATTTTATCCGAGGACAATGATATTGAAACCAGTCGTCAAGGCTACTCTAAGAACATTAGTCGTCATTATCGCGTGCCCGAAGCCATAGCTATCAACCGCGATAACCAAGCAACTCGTACATACAGTACGAGAAGCAGCAGCAAACATCTCGATGTGCAAGAACTTGAAATGCTGTTAGAAGCATACTTTATTCAGATTGATAGCACACTGAACAACTTATCCACG TTGCGGGAATACGTCGATGACACAGAGGATTACATCAACATAATGTTAGACGACAAACAGAACCAGCTCTTACAAATAGGCGTGGTGCTGACCACCGCAACCTTGATTGTGAGTGTATTTGTGGCTATTGTCGGTGTGTTTGGCATGAACATTCAGGTCAGTCTGTTCGACGAGAAGAAGTCTGGCACGACTGAGTTTTTGTGGACCATTGGAGGCGGAACCATTGGTAGTGTCTTGCTCTATGTGATCTCCATTGCTTGGTGCAAACGCAGACGATTGCTGGAGTAG
- the LOC121999418 gene encoding protein PRRC2C-like, with protein sequence MDKLKGVVVRLSALMLEGILHVFGLSPVPTEIGAPFAAAILRSFASQETPAVAVLQALNEKLTQGLPSAPAVAAGPQLSEPRPSDTEEAPMLVEPTALNPADSALPCTSDQPTAEPSPAEQVSSLPPTMKLRLTRKGKRTAPVTATSPPPPRHQRVLSISSPTSSSDMSLPQETSLAREKASDPEVSDPPSDLPAPLPIQSTLPAPPLSPDDQPLGLPKPSASPLIAPPSSAMPLPNLPSIDPAFEALWRLPSETDPAYTPAADSSSIFGRVDFYGDLAISWQSASDQFWESRSPMGEFDQIARSLVAELEHPAASSAPPEPSLGSLDAYLRAAEESTASARAISHAALDKLQQLEAALKASESSWASEAARHQATVSELKAKEAELLSQSEELTLLRQGQELLQMGLADAQALASAAAGWETTMRTQWEACQATLQSLQAELSKAQEAVSQGQSDLSLARVEAEENQNSLEVYRAGESERLKAYRLAYVRSSFFLHKLGRWMVLLLCHGAAGRVRQAFEQGFLRSAPPATFLDTARLTRELPQETFPSFEADEGFFLLEAPPPTADPALRDIPAQAPPAAASDASADPASSDIAPADPGLLPSASVDCAHSPPDVV encoded by the exons ATGGATAAGTTGAAAGGTGTCGTTGTTCGCCTGTCTGCGCTGATGCTGGAAGGCATCCTGCATGTTTTTGGCCTTAGTCCTGTCCCTACCGAAATTGGAGCTCCTTTCG CGGCCGCAATCCTCCGTTCCTTCGCCAGTCAAGAGACACCCGCGGTGGCCGTTCTACAAGCTCTGAATGAGAAGCTAACACAGGGTCTACCTTCTGCTCCCGCCGTCGCCGCCGGTCCGCAACTTTCGGAACCCCGACCTTCTGATACGGAGGAGGCTCCGATGCTTGTTGAGCCAACTGCACTTAATCCAGCGGACTCAGCCCTGCCTTGCACCTCTGACCAACCTACGGCCGAGCCATCGCCTGCAGAACAAgtgtcttctcttcctccgactaTGAAGCTGCGCCTGACACGTAAAGGCAAACGGACGGCCCCAGTCaccgcaacttctcctccacctcctcgccaTCAACGCGTATTGAGCATCTCTTCTCCCACCAGTTCCTCGGACATGAGCTTGCCCCAGGAGACAAGCTTGGCCCGGGAGAAGGCCTCCGATCCGGAGGTTTCTGACCCGCCTTCGGACCTACCTGCTCCACTGCCAATTCAGAGTACATTACCTGCTCCGCCCTTGTCCCCTGACGATCAGCCCCTGGGCTTACCGAAGCCCTCTGCGTCTCCTCTCATCGCGCCTCCGAGCTCAGCCATGCCGCTCCCGAACCTGCCCTCTATAGACCCAGCCTTTGAAGCGTTATGGCGGCTCCCTTCAGAGACCGATCCGGCCTACACGCCCGCTGCCGATTCATCGTCCATCTTCGGCAGGGTTGATTTCTATGGGGACCTGGCCATCTCCTGGCAATCAGCCAGTGACCAATTCTGGGAGAGCCGTTCCCCTATGGGGGAGTTTGATCAAATTGCTCGTTCTCTGGTGGCG GAACTGGAGCACCCTGCGGCCTCCTCCGCTCCTCCCGAGCCTTCTCTGGGAAGCTTGGATGCTTATCTGCGCGCCGCCGAGGAGTCGACGGCCTCTGCTCGGGCTATTTCCCATGCTGCCTTGGATAAACTTCAACAGTTGGAGGCGGCTTTGAAGGCGAGTGAGTCTTCCTGGGCTTCTGAAGCGGCTCGGCATCAAGCGACAGTTTCTGAACTGAAAGccaaagaggcagagctgctctccCAATCGGAGGAGCTGACGCTGCTACGGCAAGGTCAAGAGCTCTTGCAGATGGGTTTGGCCGATGCCCAGGCCCTGGCTAGTGCTGCCGCTGGCTGGGAAACAACCATGCGGACTCAATGGGAAGCGTGCCAAGCCACCCTCCAATCCCTACAAGCAGAGTTATCGAAGGCCCAGGAAGCGGTGTCTCAGGGCCAGAGCGATTTGTCCTTGGCCCGCGTCGAAGCTGAGGAGAATCAGAACAGTTTGGAGGTGTACCGGGCTGGCGAATCAGAGCGGCTAAAGGCGTACAGACTGGCCTACGTTCGCTCTTCCTTCTTTCTCCATAAGCTGGGACGCTGGATGGTCTTGTTGCTCTGTCATGGGGCCGCTGGTCGGGTCAGACAGGCCTTTGAGCAAGGTTTCCTACgctcggcacctcctgccaccttcTTGGACACGGCTCGCCTAACCAGGGAATTACCGCAGGAAACCTTCCCGTCCTTCGAAGCAGATGAAGGATTTTTCctcttggaggctcctccccCTACGGCCGATCCAGCTCTCAGGGATATTCCTGCCCAGGCCCCTCCTGCTGCTGCATCTGATGCGTCCGCTGATCCTGCGTCTTCCGATATAGCGCCAGCCGACCCCGGGCTCCTTCCTTCGGCTTCCGTTGATTGTGCGCATTCTCCCCCGGATGTTGTATGA